GTTCGTGCGTGCCGTCCCCGGCATTCAGCACCGCGCAATTCATTTTTTGCGACAAGAGTTTTACCGCACCGGAATCCCCATGACGCACAACCAGCACATCAGGATGCATGGCATTCAGCGTGACCGCCGTATCAATCAGGGTTTCCCCCTTCTTAATTGAAGAGGTCGCCACGGACATATTAATCACATCGGCACCCAGACGTTTGGCTGCGCGTTCAAACGATGTACGGGTTCGTGTTGAATTTTCAAAAAAGAGATTGATGACTGTACGGCCTGCCAGTTTTTGCTCCACTTGGGTGCGCTGACGATTTGCCGCGGCGTAGGCTTCTGCCCGGTCCAGAATGTCGGTAATTTCGAAAGGGTATAACCCTTCGATGCCGAGAAGGTGCCGATGCGTAAAGCGTAATTCTCTGTCCTTGGTGCTCATAAGCGCGGACTATATGCATAGGTGAATGCCCCATGCAAGGGTGACTTCAAACACCAGCTTTTCTGCGCCTCTCAAAGGGCCTCTAAAAACAGAAGAAGCAGAGGCAGGCTTACCATCGCACATAGAGTCGTCAAAGTGATGATCGCTGACATGACTTCGCCATTGCCCCCCATCTTGCGTGCAAGCACATAAGAAGATGACGCTACAGGCAATCCGCAGAAGAAAATACATAAATCCCGCGTCAACCCTTCGACCCCAATCGCCACGCAACAGCCCCAACACACCAGTGGTAGAACCAACAGCTTGATCACATTGGCGGCAATGACCGTACGCCCAGCCTCACGAATGGTTTGGAAATGCAGCCCCGCACCGACACACAGCAAGCCCACAGGCAAGGCCGCACGGGCCAGAATTTCGACCAACGGACCAAAAACAGGAGGCAACGTAACATCCATGCCGTTCATGGATAAGCCGAGGATACAGGCCAAAATCAACGGATTGCGCAAAACCGACCTGACGAGAGAGCCAACTTGGGGCGGGCCGTCTGTGCGATGATCCCCATAGGTTTCCATCACAATGATACAAAGAACATTAACCAGCGGCACCGCAAAGGCCACAGCGATGGCAATCAAGGTCAGACCCGGCTGCCCCCACAAGGCGGAAGCTGCGGCAATCCCCACATAAGTGTTAAAACGAATAGAACCTTGAAAAAGGGACGTAAAAGTCGGCCCATCAATGTTGAGTAAAGGGCGGGCTTTCACAGTAATCGCCCCGACCAACACCATGGAAGACACAATAGCAAAGGCCATCGGGCCGATATCCAGTTCTCCCATATCCGCCGTTGATGTTGTGCGCAACAACAAGGCAGGAAAGAAAACATAATAAGTGAGCATTTCCGCTGGGTCCCAGAACCCTTCGGCAATATGATCTTTTTTACGCAGCCAATAGCCGATCAGGATCAGCAAAAAGATCGGCCCCAATGCGTAAAAAATTTCAATCATGCCCTCACCTTATCTTTTGCGTGCAATCGTCAGCCCATCCCCGACAGCCAACATGGTCATGTCCACACGATCATCATCAACAATATGTTTGTTAATCGCACGAATGGCTTCAGTTTGATGGGTTGTGTCAGCCTCGTCAATAACCCGACCATACCACAGCACATTATCCACCACGACAATCCCACCGGGGCGTACCAGCTCCAGTGATTTTTCATAATAATTCATATAGCTGGCCTTATCGGCATCAATAAAGGCCATATCGAAACTGCCCGGCCCGTTTTCTTCCAGCACTTTTTCGATCCCTTCATTGGCATCACACAAACGCAGGTCAATCTTGTGATCCACCCCGGCTTCTTCCCAATAGGGGCGTCCCACGGGAGGGAAACGTTCATCACGTTCCAAAGCCACAATATACCCATCATCTGGCAAAGCTTGGGCCAAGGCCAATGTGGAATAACCTGCATAGACGCCAATTTCGATAATACGCTTTGTCCCTGTCAGACGCACCAGCATGTCCAATAGTCCGGCTTCTTCCGGACGGATCGCCAGCTGGGCATTCACCAGCGTTTTTTTGGAATGTTCACGCAGATGGCGAAGCGGTTCGCTTTCACGCGTGCCCACCTCTCGAATATATGTATCCAGCCCCTCTGTTAAGCGCAGGGATTGATCAGCCATATTGATGCCCCAATGCGTCCAAAAGCCCTTGTAAAATATAAGCTGCCGCTGCACGATCGACAACTTCAGCGCGGCGTTTGCGCGTCAAATCAGCCTCCCCAATCAACACACGTTCCACCGCCACAGTCGAAAGGCGCTCATCCCACAGGAAAATCGGCAAATCAATTTCACGCGACAAGTTGGAGGCAAATGCTTTGGTCGCCTGGGCACGTTTGCCCTGTGTGCCATCCATTTCACGGGGCAGTCCCAAAACAATGGCATTGACTTCTTCTTTATCAATCAACTGCTTAAGCTTCACCACATCCTTGGAAAACTTACCTTTGGTCAAGGTTTCCAGCGGGCTTGCAATGGTGCGCATCACATCAGAAAGGGCCAGTCCAATCGTCTTGGTGCCCAAATCAATGCCCATCAGGCGATCATATTGCTTCAGGGTTTTGGCAAAATCTTCCAGTTCATGAATGACCATATTATATGCTCCATTTTTCCTCAGGCTGGCTTATGACGTAAATGTTATCCAAAGTCGAGAACTGATCGCATTGTATCTCTATCCACATTACGTTATGATGCGCCTCAATTAACGATAACTCTTGGAGGTTTCGTGGTGAAGCGCCTATCGTTCATCACCGCCGCATTCAGCGCTGTTTTTCTATCCCTGTCGTCCATAAACGTACAGGCAGCATCCCTGTTTCAAGGCATCTCACTGGAAGGCCATACAGGCCCCTTTCTGGTGACAAAAAAACACGTAAATGTGCGCGCCACACCGGGAAATAAAGGCAAAAAACTCTCTAAACTCGCCAAACGTGATATCGTGACGGTACTGGGCCGTGCCAAGGGAACACAATGGTTAGCGGTCTCGCGTCAGGGTGATGAGCTTGGCTTTGTCTATGCACCTTCCTTAACCCCAATGATTGATGCGTCCTTTACCGCCCCATTATTTGGCACCATTGATTTAAGTGAAAACCAAAAACCTGTTTGTGATTTTAAAGTCACCCATGAAGGGCGTGATGTGGAAGAAGAAATTATTTTTGTATCTTCTGACTATCTCGCCTCGTTTGACTGCAAACATAAGAGCGACACCTTCAAATTTGACGCCATGATGTTCATGTCAGAAGTACCCCATGATTTGGGGAATAAACCGATTTTCCAAATCACCCTGAACTTGACAGAAATTGCAACAGGTTATGAAGAATTCCTGTCGGCAACCTCCCTGTTTGATCTGATGAAACAAAAGGTCGTCATGGATGCGGTTTCACTCAAAGAGTTTAAAGAACAGGACTTGCGCCAGTCCAAAGACGCCCTAAATCCAAAAGAAGCAATTGAAGCAGCCTTAAACCTGCAACTGGACTCTTTCAATATGCGCGCCTGGCACACTATTGCTGGAAAAATTCCAACACCTGGTGAAAAAGAACCACAGTAAGGCTCTTTTTAAAACAGGGAAAACAACAAAAACGATAAATGACGAGCCTGATCATGTCCCTGAAAAAACAACTCCTCACCGCCGTTGCCTTTAGCCTTTTCCTTGTCACACACGCCCATGGCGAAGAAAGCGATACCTCCTGTATTCAACGCGCACAATGGATCTCCCCCCAAACAAAACAAGTTCTTGATCAACATGCCCTGATTAAACAGGCCGCACAGGAAAAGATCGTCTTGCTGGGGGAACAACACCCTGATGCCGTCCATCACCGCTGGCAGTTGCAGACCATCACCCAGCTTTATGCCCATAATTCCAACATCGTTATCGGATTTGAAATGTTCCCCCGTCGCATCCAGCCTGTTTTGGATGCCTGGGTACGCGGTGAATTAAGTGAAGAGGAATTTCTGGAACGTAGTGACTGGGATGAAGTCTGGAAACATGATGCTGACCTCTATATGCCGCTATTTCGTTTTGCCCGTATGAACCGCCTGCCCATTGTCGCCCTGAATGTGGATCGCACCTTGATTGGCGAAATTTCACAAAAAGGCTGGGACGGCGTTGAGGAAGAAAGGCGCGAAGGTGTACAGACCCCACGCCCGGCCAGCCCTGAATATCTCACGTCCTTAAAAGAAGTTTTCTCCTATCACACCCATGTTCATAGCGATGAAAAAAAGGATGATGAAAAATCAAAGGCCCGTTTCCAACGCTTTGTCGAGGCGCAACTCACCTGGGATGGGGCTATGGCGCAGGGTCTTGCCCATGTACAGCAACTGGGTGGCAACCCTTTGGTCATCGGTATTATGGGGAGTGGACATCTTGCCAATCGCCACGGTGTCCCCCATCAACTGGATGGATTGGGGCTAAATTCAACGGTCTTGCTGCCCTGGACATTGGGATGGAATTGCAACGACCTCACGCCCACCTACGGCGATGCAATTTTTGGGCTGGAGGCAATGGAGGAAAAACCGGCCCAACACAAGCCTATGCTTGGGGTGCGCATTGACAAGACAGAAGATGACTCGGG
This sequence is a window from Terasakiella sp. SH-1. Protein-coding genes within it:
- a CDS encoding SH3 domain-containing protein produces the protein MKRLSFITAAFSAVFLSLSSINVQAASLFQGISLEGHTGPFLVTKKHVNVRATPGNKGKKLSKLAKRDIVTVLGRAKGTQWLAVSRQGDELGFVYAPSLTPMIDASFTAPLFGTIDLSENQKPVCDFKVTHEGRDVEEEIIFVSSDYLASFDCKHKSDTFKFDAMMFMSEVPHDLGNKPIFQITLNLTEIATGYEEFLSATSLFDLMKQKVVMDAVSLKEFKEQDLRQSKDALNPKEAIEAALNLQLDSFNMRAWHTIAGKIPTPGEKEPQ
- a CDS encoding ChaN family lipoprotein; translated protein: MSLKKQLLTAVAFSLFLVTHAHGEESDTSCIQRAQWISPQTKQVLDQHALIKQAAQEKIVLLGEQHPDAVHHRWQLQTITQLYAHNSNIVIGFEMFPRRIQPVLDAWVRGELSEEEFLERSDWDEVWKHDADLYMPLFRFARMNRLPIVALNVDRTLIGEISQKGWDGVEEERREGVQTPRPASPEYLTSLKEVFSYHTHVHSDEKKDDEKSKARFQRFVEAQLTWDGAMAQGLAHVQQLGGNPLVIGIMGSGHLANRHGVPHQLDGLGLNSTVLLPWTLGWNCNDLTPTYGDAIFGLEAMEEKPAQHKPMLGVRIDKTEDDSGVLIIQIVEESVAEDAGLGEGDIIRKAAGLTTTSPAELVQIIQRQAAGTWLPLEVQRGDTTLEIIAKFPTAP
- the ruvX gene encoding Holliday junction resolvase RuvX, translated to MVIHELEDFAKTLKQYDRLMGIDLGTKTIGLALSDVMRTIASPLETLTKGKFSKDVVKLKQLIDKEEVNAIVLGLPREMDGTQGKRAQATKAFASNLSREIDLPIFLWDERLSTVAVERVLIGEADLTRKRRAEVVDRAAAAYILQGLLDALGHQYG
- a CDS encoding AEC family transporter: MIEIFYALGPIFLLILIGYWLRKKDHIAEGFWDPAEMLTYYVFFPALLLRTTSTADMGELDIGPMAFAIVSSMVLVGAITVKARPLLNIDGPTFTSLFQGSIRFNTYVGIAAASALWGQPGLTLIAIAVAFAVPLVNVLCIIVMETYGDHRTDGPPQVGSLVRSVLRNPLILACILGLSMNGMDVTLPPVFGPLVEILARAALPVGLLCVGAGLHFQTIREAGRTVIAANVIKLLVLPLVCWGCCVAIGVEGLTRDLCIFFCGLPVASSSYVLARKMGGNGEVMSAIITLTTLCAMVSLPLLLLFLEAL
- a CDS encoding class I SAM-dependent methyltransferase → MADQSLRLTEGLDTYIREVGTRESEPLRHLREHSKKTLVNAQLAIRPEEAGLLDMLVRLTGTKRIIEIGVYAGYSTLALAQALPDDGYIVALERDERFPPVGRPYWEEAGVDHKIDLRLCDANEGIEKVLEENGPGSFDMAFIDADKASYMNYYEKSLELVRPGGIVVVDNVLWYGRVIDEADTTHQTEAIRAINKHIVDDDRVDMTMLAVGDGLTIARKR